A single region of the Pieris rapae chromosome 19, ilPieRapa1.1, whole genome shotgun sequence genome encodes:
- the LOC111001631 gene encoding microtubule-associated protein tau isoform X1, producing MSRRLSTANRINIIQAPAETRSPGVQNGVETPFVRPPLNRADSRSSLSSPSPRPLGPQQRPQFFPGGPVTNSPLGPRPGAPTPRSPLTAGPGSPSVRPQVQQYRPGGPQSIAPQQGPRLQQSQSQPQRPPVPNNLQFGPRQPPQFGGASTPEGVRANINPQANGSFRQNTPSGQNSGQISRQSSQNSLNISDSNTPQNKPANLDNQNINNESQHINKIESNNEMAGAAKGRSFSIAAAPGAPSPFKAEDDRRKSVSAVSGRYDDLNIRNPGLGQIQETIGSKDNIRGSKESVRSEASNDGARDITDRPETHLVGSKMTESFMGSLSNLATKKKNDDDDDVVSQNKLGVGKTDSQQNKTDLSDRSPSLTRSDDSPEPKNILQNPIVPNKSQSVTPEPQRPKTPKIEVKPDIIESKKTMSPTSQRSESKSPMLESKSPIPDNKSHTPSKKKPVELSTNQTPIDSKRSTPRKAASAPKSRPKDGDNDSGVDESTQGNDLNGSPGSPNKALPSKLPTKEKSNSSLKPSLSRSSSKSATAKTPETPVPIDKKKVPMNKIQVGSAPSPNIKAVKSKIGSLENTTYKPGGGKVKIENRKLDFNNAAPKIAAKNEAYTPSGGVKKITSTKLEWNAKSKIGSLQNTSYKPGGGDKKIETVKLDFKEKAKPKVASTVNITHKPGGGAIKIENQKLEFKAQSKVGSLDNVKHRPGGGDIKIFDDKDYIKQVGGHSPLPSCGQSRQESPVPPPAQPPKADENLNDQHS from the exons ATGAGTCGCCGGCTATCAACAGCAAACAGGATAAACATAATACag gcACCTGCAGAGACACGCTCTCCGGGTGTTCAGAACGGCGTAGAGACACCATTTGTCCGACCACCTCTTAATAGAGCAGATTCTCGATCATCCTTATCATCACCATCACCACGACCACTTGGCCCTCAACAAAGGCCACAATTCTTTCCTGGAGGTCCAGTCACTAATTCACCATTAGGACCTCGACCAGGAGCTCCTACACCTAGAAGTCCACTTACTGCTGGACCAGGGTCACCCTCTGTTCGACCACAGGTGCAACAATATCGTCCAGGTGGTCCTCAGTCAATAGCACCACAACAAGGCCCTCGCCTACAGCAATCTCAATCTCAACCTCAGAGACCACCAGTACCAAATAATTTGCAGTTTGGTCCTAGGCAGCCACCACAATTTGGTGGTGCTTCCACGCCTGAAGGGGTAAGGGCAAATATTAACCCACAGGCAAACGGGTCGTTTAGGCAAAACACGCCATCTGGACAAAACTCAGGTCAAATCTCAAGGCAATCATCGCAAAATTCACTAAACATTTCTGATTCTAACACACCTCAAAACAAACCAGCCAATCTggataatcaaaatattaataatgaaagtcAACATATCAATAAGATTGAAAGCAATAACGAAATGGCTGGTGCAGCTAAAGGGCGTAGTTTTAGCATCGCAGCAGCACCGGGCGCACCGAGTCCATTTAAAGCGGAAGATGATAGACGTAAATCTGTAAGTGCTGTAAGTGGTCGATACgatgatttaaatatacgaAATCCTGGTCTGGGACAGATACAAGAGACCATTGGTAGTAAGGATAATATCCGTGGATCTAAAGAAAGTGTACGATCAGAAGCATCTAATGATGGGGCTCGGGACATAACTGATCGCCCAGAAACACATTTAGTTGGATCCAAGATGACAGAATCTTTTATGGGCTCACTATCCAATTTAgctacaaagaaaaaaaatgatgacgATGACGATGTTGTTTCACAAAACAAATTGGGCGTGGGCAAGACTGATAgccaacaaaataaaactgatCTCTCTGATCGCTCGCCATCATTAACAAGAAGTGACGATTCGCCAGagcccaaaaatattttacaaaatcctATTGTGCCTAACAAATCACAAAGTGTTACTCCGGAACCACAAAGACCAAAGACACCTAAAATCGAGGTAAAACCAGATATTATTGAATCTAAAAAAACTATGAGTCCAACTTCCCAAAGATCAGAGTCGAAATCGCCTATGTTGGAATCTAAATCTCCCATACCTGATAATAAATCGCATACCCCATCAAAAAAGAAGCCAGTGGAACTAAGTACAAATCAAACTCCAATTGATTCTAAAAGATCTACACCGCGAAAAGCAGCATCTGCACCTAAGTCCAGACCGAAAG ATGGAGACAATGACAGTGGCGTTGATGAGTCGACTCAAGGAAAT GACTTAAATGGCTCGCCAGGATCACCAAACAAGGCACTTCCCAGCAAATTGCCAACTAAAGAAAAGTCAAATAGTAGCCTAAAACCAAGCCTTTCCAGATCTTCGAGCAAAAGTGCTACTGCTAAGACACCAGAGACACCTGTGCCGATTGACAAGAAAA AAGTACCgatgaataaaatacaagtCGGAAGTGCACCTTCACCAAATATTAAAGCTGTAAAGTCCAAGATTGGATCCTTGGAAAACACAACATACAAACCTGGCGGAGGAAAAGTGAAGATTGAAAATCGAAaacttgattttaataatgcaGCTCCGAAAATCGCTGCTAAGAATGAGGCATATACTCCTAGTGGTGGCGTAAAAAAg ATAACGTCCACAAAACTGGAATGGAATGCCAAATCGAAGATAGGTTCTCTACAGAATACGTCCTACAAACCAGGAGGTGGCGACAAAAAGATAGAAACCGTCAAACTGGACTTCAAAGAAAAAGCTAAACCCAAAGTTGCATCTACTGTTAACATTACTCACAAACCAGGCGGTGGAGCCATCAAG ATCGAAAACCAAAAGTTGGAATTCAAAGCACAAAGCAAAGTGGGTTCCCTCGACAACGTGAAACATAGACCAGGAGGAGGTGACATCAAAATATTCGACGATAAAGATTACATAAAGCAGGTCGGAGGTCACTCCCCTCTTCCTAGTTGCGGGCAGTCAAGGCAGGAG AGTCCAGTACCGCCGCCGGCGCAGCCTCCAAAGGCAGACGAGAATCTGAATGATCAACACAGTTAA
- the LOC111001631 gene encoding microtubule-associated protein tau isoform X2 produces the protein METSNRAPAETRSPGVQNGVETPFVRPPLNRADSRSSLSSPSPRPLGPQQRPQFFPGGPVTNSPLGPRPGAPTPRSPLTAGPGSPSVRPQVQQYRPGGPQSIAPQQGPRLQQSQSQPQRPPVPNNLQFGPRQPPQFGGASTPEGVRANINPQANGSFRQNTPSGQNSGQISRQSSQNSLNISDSNTPQNKPANLDNQNINNESQHINKIESNNEMAGAAKGRSFSIAAAPGAPSPFKAEDDRRKSVSAVSGRYDDLNIRNPGLGQIQETIGSKDNIRGSKESVRSEASNDGARDITDRPETHLVGSKMTESFMGSLSNLATKKKNDDDDDVVSQNKLGVGKTDSQQNKTDLSDRSPSLTRSDDSPEPKNILQNPIVPNKSQSVTPEPQRPKTPKIEVKPDIIESKKTMSPTSQRSESKSPMLESKSPIPDNKSHTPSKKKPVELSTNQTPIDSKRSTPRKAASAPKSRPKDGDNDSGVDESTQGNDLNGSPGSPNKALPSKLPTKEKSNSSLKPSLSRSSSKSATAKTPETPVPIDKKKVPMNKIQVGSAPSPNIKAVKSKIGSLENTTYKPGGGKVKIENRKLDFNNAAPKIAAKNEAYTPSGGVKKITSTKLEWNAKSKIGSLQNTSYKPGGGDKKIETVKLDFKEKAKPKVASTVNITHKPGGGAIKIENQKLEFKAQSKVGSLDNVKHRPGGGDIKIFDDKDYIKQVGGHSPLPSCGQSRQESPVPPPAQPPKADENLNDQHS, from the exons ATGGAGACATCGAATCGG gcACCTGCAGAGACACGCTCTCCGGGTGTTCAGAACGGCGTAGAGACACCATTTGTCCGACCACCTCTTAATAGAGCAGATTCTCGATCATCCTTATCATCACCATCACCACGACCACTTGGCCCTCAACAAAGGCCACAATTCTTTCCTGGAGGTCCAGTCACTAATTCACCATTAGGACCTCGACCAGGAGCTCCTACACCTAGAAGTCCACTTACTGCTGGACCAGGGTCACCCTCTGTTCGACCACAGGTGCAACAATATCGTCCAGGTGGTCCTCAGTCAATAGCACCACAACAAGGCCCTCGCCTACAGCAATCTCAATCTCAACCTCAGAGACCACCAGTACCAAATAATTTGCAGTTTGGTCCTAGGCAGCCACCACAATTTGGTGGTGCTTCCACGCCTGAAGGGGTAAGGGCAAATATTAACCCACAGGCAAACGGGTCGTTTAGGCAAAACACGCCATCTGGACAAAACTCAGGTCAAATCTCAAGGCAATCATCGCAAAATTCACTAAACATTTCTGATTCTAACACACCTCAAAACAAACCAGCCAATCTggataatcaaaatattaataatgaaagtcAACATATCAATAAGATTGAAAGCAATAACGAAATGGCTGGTGCAGCTAAAGGGCGTAGTTTTAGCATCGCAGCAGCACCGGGCGCACCGAGTCCATTTAAAGCGGAAGATGATAGACGTAAATCTGTAAGTGCTGTAAGTGGTCGATACgatgatttaaatatacgaAATCCTGGTCTGGGACAGATACAAGAGACCATTGGTAGTAAGGATAATATCCGTGGATCTAAAGAAAGTGTACGATCAGAAGCATCTAATGATGGGGCTCGGGACATAACTGATCGCCCAGAAACACATTTAGTTGGATCCAAGATGACAGAATCTTTTATGGGCTCACTATCCAATTTAgctacaaagaaaaaaaatgatgacgATGACGATGTTGTTTCACAAAACAAATTGGGCGTGGGCAAGACTGATAgccaacaaaataaaactgatCTCTCTGATCGCTCGCCATCATTAACAAGAAGTGACGATTCGCCAGagcccaaaaatattttacaaaatcctATTGTGCCTAACAAATCACAAAGTGTTACTCCGGAACCACAAAGACCAAAGACACCTAAAATCGAGGTAAAACCAGATATTATTGAATCTAAAAAAACTATGAGTCCAACTTCCCAAAGATCAGAGTCGAAATCGCCTATGTTGGAATCTAAATCTCCCATACCTGATAATAAATCGCATACCCCATCAAAAAAGAAGCCAGTGGAACTAAGTACAAATCAAACTCCAATTGATTCTAAAAGATCTACACCGCGAAAAGCAGCATCTGCACCTAAGTCCAGACCGAAAG ATGGAGACAATGACAGTGGCGTTGATGAGTCGACTCAAGGAAAT GACTTAAATGGCTCGCCAGGATCACCAAACAAGGCACTTCCCAGCAAATTGCCAACTAAAGAAAAGTCAAATAGTAGCCTAAAACCAAGCCTTTCCAGATCTTCGAGCAAAAGTGCTACTGCTAAGACACCAGAGACACCTGTGCCGATTGACAAGAAAA AAGTACCgatgaataaaatacaagtCGGAAGTGCACCTTCACCAAATATTAAAGCTGTAAAGTCCAAGATTGGATCCTTGGAAAACACAACATACAAACCTGGCGGAGGAAAAGTGAAGATTGAAAATCGAAaacttgattttaataatgcaGCTCCGAAAATCGCTGCTAAGAATGAGGCATATACTCCTAGTGGTGGCGTAAAAAAg ATAACGTCCACAAAACTGGAATGGAATGCCAAATCGAAGATAGGTTCTCTACAGAATACGTCCTACAAACCAGGAGGTGGCGACAAAAAGATAGAAACCGTCAAACTGGACTTCAAAGAAAAAGCTAAACCCAAAGTTGCATCTACTGTTAACATTACTCACAAACCAGGCGGTGGAGCCATCAAG ATCGAAAACCAAAAGTTGGAATTCAAAGCACAAAGCAAAGTGGGTTCCCTCGACAACGTGAAACATAGACCAGGAGGAGGTGACATCAAAATATTCGACGATAAAGATTACATAAAGCAGGTCGGAGGTCACTCCCCTCTTCCTAGTTGCGGGCAGTCAAGGCAGGAG AGTCCAGTACCGCCGCCGGCGCAGCCTCCAAAGGCAGACGAGAATCTGAATGATCAACACAGTTAA
- the LOC111001631 gene encoding microtubule-associated protein tau isoform X4, protein MSRRLSTANRINIIQAPAETRSPGVQNGVETPFVRPPLNRADSRSSLSSPSPRPLGPQQRPQFFPGGPVTNSPLGPRPGAPTPRSPLTAGPGSPSVRPQVQQYRPGGPQSIAPQQGPRLQQSQSQPQRPPVPNNLQFGPRQPPQFGGASTPEGVRANINPQANGSFRQNTPSGQNSGQISRQSSQNSLNISDSNTPQNKPANLDNQNINNESQHINKIESNNEMAGAAKGRSFSIAAAPGAPSPFKAEDDRRKSVSAVSGRYDDLNIRNPGLGQIQETIGSKDNIRGSKESVRSEASNDGARDITDRPETHLVGSKMTESFMGSLSNLATKKKNDDDDDVVSQNKLGVGKTDSQQNKTDLSDRSPSLTRSDDSPEPKNILQNPIVPNKSQSVTPEPQRPKTPKIEVKPDIIESKKTMSPTSQRSESKSPMLESKSPIPDNKSHTPSKKKPVELSTNQTPIDSKRSTPRKAASAPKSRPKDGDNDSGVDESTQGNDLNGSPGSPNKALPSKLPTKEKSNSSLKPSLSRSSSKSATAKTPETPVPIDKKKVPMNKIQVGSAPSPNIKAVKSKIGSLENTTYKPGGGKVKIENRKLDFNNAAPKIAAKNEAYTPSGGVKKITSTKLEWNAKSKIGSLQNTSYKPGGGDKKIETVKLDFKEKAKPKVASTVNITHKPGGGAIKSPVPPPAQPPKADENLNDQHS, encoded by the exons ATGAGTCGCCGGCTATCAACAGCAAACAGGATAAACATAATACag gcACCTGCAGAGACACGCTCTCCGGGTGTTCAGAACGGCGTAGAGACACCATTTGTCCGACCACCTCTTAATAGAGCAGATTCTCGATCATCCTTATCATCACCATCACCACGACCACTTGGCCCTCAACAAAGGCCACAATTCTTTCCTGGAGGTCCAGTCACTAATTCACCATTAGGACCTCGACCAGGAGCTCCTACACCTAGAAGTCCACTTACTGCTGGACCAGGGTCACCCTCTGTTCGACCACAGGTGCAACAATATCGTCCAGGTGGTCCTCAGTCAATAGCACCACAACAAGGCCCTCGCCTACAGCAATCTCAATCTCAACCTCAGAGACCACCAGTACCAAATAATTTGCAGTTTGGTCCTAGGCAGCCACCACAATTTGGTGGTGCTTCCACGCCTGAAGGGGTAAGGGCAAATATTAACCCACAGGCAAACGGGTCGTTTAGGCAAAACACGCCATCTGGACAAAACTCAGGTCAAATCTCAAGGCAATCATCGCAAAATTCACTAAACATTTCTGATTCTAACACACCTCAAAACAAACCAGCCAATCTggataatcaaaatattaataatgaaagtcAACATATCAATAAGATTGAAAGCAATAACGAAATGGCTGGTGCAGCTAAAGGGCGTAGTTTTAGCATCGCAGCAGCACCGGGCGCACCGAGTCCATTTAAAGCGGAAGATGATAGACGTAAATCTGTAAGTGCTGTAAGTGGTCGATACgatgatttaaatatacgaAATCCTGGTCTGGGACAGATACAAGAGACCATTGGTAGTAAGGATAATATCCGTGGATCTAAAGAAAGTGTACGATCAGAAGCATCTAATGATGGGGCTCGGGACATAACTGATCGCCCAGAAACACATTTAGTTGGATCCAAGATGACAGAATCTTTTATGGGCTCACTATCCAATTTAgctacaaagaaaaaaaatgatgacgATGACGATGTTGTTTCACAAAACAAATTGGGCGTGGGCAAGACTGATAgccaacaaaataaaactgatCTCTCTGATCGCTCGCCATCATTAACAAGAAGTGACGATTCGCCAGagcccaaaaatattttacaaaatcctATTGTGCCTAACAAATCACAAAGTGTTACTCCGGAACCACAAAGACCAAAGACACCTAAAATCGAGGTAAAACCAGATATTATTGAATCTAAAAAAACTATGAGTCCAACTTCCCAAAGATCAGAGTCGAAATCGCCTATGTTGGAATCTAAATCTCCCATACCTGATAATAAATCGCATACCCCATCAAAAAAGAAGCCAGTGGAACTAAGTACAAATCAAACTCCAATTGATTCTAAAAGATCTACACCGCGAAAAGCAGCATCTGCACCTAAGTCCAGACCGAAAG ATGGAGACAATGACAGTGGCGTTGATGAGTCGACTCAAGGAAAT GACTTAAATGGCTCGCCAGGATCACCAAACAAGGCACTTCCCAGCAAATTGCCAACTAAAGAAAAGTCAAATAGTAGCCTAAAACCAAGCCTTTCCAGATCTTCGAGCAAAAGTGCTACTGCTAAGACACCAGAGACACCTGTGCCGATTGACAAGAAAA AAGTACCgatgaataaaatacaagtCGGAAGTGCACCTTCACCAAATATTAAAGCTGTAAAGTCCAAGATTGGATCCTTGGAAAACACAACATACAAACCTGGCGGAGGAAAAGTGAAGATTGAAAATCGAAaacttgattttaataatgcaGCTCCGAAAATCGCTGCTAAGAATGAGGCATATACTCCTAGTGGTGGCGTAAAAAAg ATAACGTCCACAAAACTGGAATGGAATGCCAAATCGAAGATAGGTTCTCTACAGAATACGTCCTACAAACCAGGAGGTGGCGACAAAAAGATAGAAACCGTCAAACTGGACTTCAAAGAAAAAGCTAAACCCAAAGTTGCATCTACTGTTAACATTACTCACAAACCAGGCGGTGGAGCCATCAAG AGTCCAGTACCGCCGCCGGCGCAGCCTCCAAAGGCAGACGAGAATCTGAATGATCAACACAGTTAA
- the LOC111001631 gene encoding microtubule-associated protein tau isoform X3 — MSRRLSTANRINIIQAPAETRSPGVQNGVETPFVRPPLNRADSRSSLSSPSPRPLGPQQRPQFFPGGPVTNSPLGPRPGAPTPRSPLTAGPGSPSVRPQVQQYRPGGPQSIAPQQGPRLQQSQSQPQRPPVPNNLQFGPRQPPQFGGASTPEGVRANINPQANGSFRQNTPSGQNSGQISRQSSQNSLNISDSNTPQNKPANLDNQNINNESQHINKIESNNEMAGAAKGRSFSIAAAPGAPSPFKAEDDRRKSVSAVSGRYDDLNIRNPGLGQIQETIGSKDNIRGSKESVRSEASNDGARDITDRPETHLVGSKMTESFMGSLSNLATKKKNDDDDDVVSQNKLGVGKTDSQQNKTDLSDRSPSLTRSDDSPEPKNILQNPIVPNKSQSVTPEPQRPKTPKIEVKPDIIESKKTMSPTSQRSESKSPMLESKSPIPDNKSHTPSKKKPVELSTNQTPIDSKRSTPRKAASAPKSRPKDGDNDSGVDESTQGNDLNGSPGSPNKALPSKLPTKEKSNSSLKPSLSRSSSKSATAKTPETPVPIDKKKVPMNKIQVGSAPSPNIKAVKSKIGSLENTTYKPGGGKVKIENRKLDFNNAAPKIAAKNEAYTPSGGVKKITSTKLEWNAKSKIGSLQNTSYKPGGGDKKIETVKLDFKEKAKPKVASTVNITHKPGGGAIKIENQKLEFKAQSKVGSLDNVKHRPGGGDIKIFDDKDYIKQVGGHSPLPSCGQSRQEPEYLYTHY, encoded by the exons ATGAGTCGCCGGCTATCAACAGCAAACAGGATAAACATAATACag gcACCTGCAGAGACACGCTCTCCGGGTGTTCAGAACGGCGTAGAGACACCATTTGTCCGACCACCTCTTAATAGAGCAGATTCTCGATCATCCTTATCATCACCATCACCACGACCACTTGGCCCTCAACAAAGGCCACAATTCTTTCCTGGAGGTCCAGTCACTAATTCACCATTAGGACCTCGACCAGGAGCTCCTACACCTAGAAGTCCACTTACTGCTGGACCAGGGTCACCCTCTGTTCGACCACAGGTGCAACAATATCGTCCAGGTGGTCCTCAGTCAATAGCACCACAACAAGGCCCTCGCCTACAGCAATCTCAATCTCAACCTCAGAGACCACCAGTACCAAATAATTTGCAGTTTGGTCCTAGGCAGCCACCACAATTTGGTGGTGCTTCCACGCCTGAAGGGGTAAGGGCAAATATTAACCCACAGGCAAACGGGTCGTTTAGGCAAAACACGCCATCTGGACAAAACTCAGGTCAAATCTCAAGGCAATCATCGCAAAATTCACTAAACATTTCTGATTCTAACACACCTCAAAACAAACCAGCCAATCTggataatcaaaatattaataatgaaagtcAACATATCAATAAGATTGAAAGCAATAACGAAATGGCTGGTGCAGCTAAAGGGCGTAGTTTTAGCATCGCAGCAGCACCGGGCGCACCGAGTCCATTTAAAGCGGAAGATGATAGACGTAAATCTGTAAGTGCTGTAAGTGGTCGATACgatgatttaaatatacgaAATCCTGGTCTGGGACAGATACAAGAGACCATTGGTAGTAAGGATAATATCCGTGGATCTAAAGAAAGTGTACGATCAGAAGCATCTAATGATGGGGCTCGGGACATAACTGATCGCCCAGAAACACATTTAGTTGGATCCAAGATGACAGAATCTTTTATGGGCTCACTATCCAATTTAgctacaaagaaaaaaaatgatgacgATGACGATGTTGTTTCACAAAACAAATTGGGCGTGGGCAAGACTGATAgccaacaaaataaaactgatCTCTCTGATCGCTCGCCATCATTAACAAGAAGTGACGATTCGCCAGagcccaaaaatattttacaaaatcctATTGTGCCTAACAAATCACAAAGTGTTACTCCGGAACCACAAAGACCAAAGACACCTAAAATCGAGGTAAAACCAGATATTATTGAATCTAAAAAAACTATGAGTCCAACTTCCCAAAGATCAGAGTCGAAATCGCCTATGTTGGAATCTAAATCTCCCATACCTGATAATAAATCGCATACCCCATCAAAAAAGAAGCCAGTGGAACTAAGTACAAATCAAACTCCAATTGATTCTAAAAGATCTACACCGCGAAAAGCAGCATCTGCACCTAAGTCCAGACCGAAAG ATGGAGACAATGACAGTGGCGTTGATGAGTCGACTCAAGGAAAT GACTTAAATGGCTCGCCAGGATCACCAAACAAGGCACTTCCCAGCAAATTGCCAACTAAAGAAAAGTCAAATAGTAGCCTAAAACCAAGCCTTTCCAGATCTTCGAGCAAAAGTGCTACTGCTAAGACACCAGAGACACCTGTGCCGATTGACAAGAAAA AAGTACCgatgaataaaatacaagtCGGAAGTGCACCTTCACCAAATATTAAAGCTGTAAAGTCCAAGATTGGATCCTTGGAAAACACAACATACAAACCTGGCGGAGGAAAAGTGAAGATTGAAAATCGAAaacttgattttaataatgcaGCTCCGAAAATCGCTGCTAAGAATGAGGCATATACTCCTAGTGGTGGCGTAAAAAAg ATAACGTCCACAAAACTGGAATGGAATGCCAAATCGAAGATAGGTTCTCTACAGAATACGTCCTACAAACCAGGAGGTGGCGACAAAAAGATAGAAACCGTCAAACTGGACTTCAAAGAAAAAGCTAAACCCAAAGTTGCATCTACTGTTAACATTACTCACAAACCAGGCGGTGGAGCCATCAAG ATCGAAAACCAAAAGTTGGAATTCAAAGCACAAAGCAAAGTGGGTTCCCTCGACAACGTGAAACATAGACCAGGAGGAGGTGACATCAAAATATTCGACGATAAAGATTACATAAAGCAGGTCGGAGGTCACTCCCCTCTTCCTAGTTGCGGGCAGTCAAGGCAGGAG CCCGAATATTTGTACACACATTATTGA
- the LOC123690020 gene encoding uncharacterized protein LOC123690020, translating into MFVNGVEVINTRLESFTLKDREGNEMHSNSEKSPIPKARLPLLHLTPSGTEKKEATPPQRIDNPWLLRVQNNIPNTPPPRDDKPNNFFPHRIG; encoded by the exons ATGTTTGTAAACGGTGTTGAAGTTATCAATACGCGGTTAGAATCATTTACATTGAAAGATCGAGAAGGAA ACGAAATGCATTCAAATTCTGAAAAATCACCAATTCCAAAGGCGAGACTGCCGCTTCTCCACCTAACACCATCTGGCACCGAGAAAAAAGAGGCAACTCCCCCACAAAGAATAGACAACCCCTGGCTTCTTAGAGTTCAGAATAACATTCCCAACACGCCCCCACCACGCGATGACAAACCGAACAATTTCTTCCCCCACCGAATTGGATAG